Proteins found in one Acidobacteriota bacterium genomic segment:
- a CDS encoding gamma-glutamyl-gamma-aminobutyrate hydrolase family protein, which translates to MALIAIAQNRRMSDYVESVRRAGGEPVEVAAGGESPEQIVARFDGIMLTGGGDVDPMLYGEAPHETFQSAETDRDAFEIALTKAAIAANVPFLAICRGMQLLNVAMGGTLIQDIPSQVPGALDHSVLEPRAHVAHEVWVSKDSRLSKLLADHMEDGETCHVNSRHHQSVAKVAPGFEVTATSPDGVIEAMEKPGDAFCVGVQWHPENFWRTGEFRSLFEGFVQAANARKR; encoded by the coding sequence ATGGCCCTGATTGCGATCGCCCAGAACCGCCGGATGTCCGACTATGTGGAGTCCGTACGCCGGGCCGGTGGCGAGCCCGTCGAAGTGGCCGCCGGCGGTGAGTCACCGGAACAGATCGTGGCGCGGTTCGACGGCATCATGCTGACCGGCGGCGGCGACGTCGATCCCATGCTCTACGGCGAGGCCCCGCACGAGACGTTCCAGTCGGCCGAGACCGATCGCGACGCCTTCGAGATTGCCCTGACCAAGGCGGCGATCGCCGCGAACGTCCCGTTCCTGGCCATTTGCCGCGGCATGCAACTGCTGAACGTGGCCATGGGTGGCACGCTGATCCAGGACATTCCCAGCCAGGTGCCCGGCGCGCTCGATCATTCGGTGCTCGAACCGCGGGCACACGTCGCCCACGAAGTGTGGGTGTCGAAAGACTCGCGGTTGTCGAAACTATTGGCCGATCACATGGAAGACGGCGAGACGTGCCACGTCAACAGCCGCCACCACCAGTCGGTGGCGAAAGTGGCTCCCGGCTTCGAGGTCACCGCCACCTCGCCCGACGGCGTGATCGAGGCCATGGAGAAACCGGGCGACGCCTTCTGCGTGGGCGTGCAGTGGCACCCCGAGAACTTCTGGCGCACGGGCGAGTTCCGCTCGCTGTTCGAGGGGTTCGTGCAGGCGGCTAACGCGCGAAAACGGTGA
- a CDS encoding TRAM domain-containing protein, whose translation MHRGDRLTLTIERPAAGGRMIARHEGAIVFVAGAIPGEVVEAEVEKVQRGTGWAITRRVIERSPDRAPDAADGSSPSDGGCGGCVFAHIGYDRQRSIKAAIIEDAFRRLGRLTLDAPVDVLASPVDGYRMRARLHVRNSRIGFFREGTHSLCDAGPTRQLRPDTLSVLQALEQSLKSLGRDTIGEIELSENRDASERALHLELLPNADPSRLAAVTTLAGLTGATCAPPETARTMDLWGTGVVSDAVSGATLSRHARSFFQGNRFLLQPLVDHVLSQVVDGPVLDLYAGVGLFSLTASHAGHGPVVAVEGDRFSSADLRRNASAREDVRVRSESVEDYLPHATKAATIIMDPPRTGLSKQALAGVMAVQAPRVIYVSCDVATMARDARLLVDAGYQMANVRAFDLFPNTAHIETVTVFAR comes from the coding sequence ATGCACAGAGGCGATCGACTCACGCTCACCATTGAACGGCCCGCGGCAGGCGGCCGCATGATCGCGCGCCACGAAGGCGCGATCGTCTTCGTGGCCGGCGCCATTCCCGGCGAGGTGGTCGAGGCCGAGGTGGAGAAGGTCCAGCGCGGCACCGGCTGGGCCATCACCCGCCGGGTGATCGAGCGGTCGCCCGATCGGGCGCCCGATGCCGCCGACGGCTCGTCGCCGTCCGATGGCGGCTGCGGCGGCTGTGTCTTCGCGCACATCGGCTACGACCGCCAACGCTCGATTAAGGCGGCGATCATCGAAGACGCGTTCCGGCGCCTGGGTCGCCTCACGCTCGATGCCCCCGTCGACGTGCTGGCGTCGCCGGTCGACGGCTACCGCATGCGGGCGCGCCTGCACGTGCGCAACAGCCGCATCGGCTTCTTTCGCGAAGGCACCCACTCGCTCTGTGATGCCGGGCCGACGCGACAGCTGCGGCCAGACACGCTGTCGGTGCTGCAGGCGCTGGAGCAATCGCTGAAATCACTGGGCCGCGACACGATCGGCGAGATCGAGCTGTCGGAGAACCGCGACGCGAGCGAACGCGCCCTTCATCTCGAGCTCTTGCCGAACGCCGATCCCTCGCGACTGGCAGCGGTGACGACCCTCGCGGGCCTGACCGGCGCGACCTGCGCGCCACCCGAGACCGCGCGGACGATGGACCTGTGGGGGACGGGGGTGGTGTCGGACGCGGTGTCCGGGGCCACGCTGTCGCGTCACGCGCGATCATTCTTTCAGGGCAACCGCTTCCTGTTGCAGCCGCTGGTTGATCACGTGCTGTCGCAGGTCGTCGACGGCCCGGTGCTGGACCTCTATGCGGGCGTCGGCTTGTTCAGCCTGACGGCGTCGCACGCCGGCCATGGTCCCGTGGTCGCTGTCGAGGGCGACCGGTTCTCATCGGCGGACCTGCGGCGCAACGCGTCGGCCCGCGAGGACGTCCGGGTGCGCAGTGAGTCGGTGGAAGACTACTTGCCCCATGCGACCAAGGCTGCGACCATCATCATGGACCCGCCGCGGACGGGACTGTCGAAGCAGGCGTTGGCCGGGGTGATGGCGGTGCAGGCACCGCGCGTGATCTACGTGTCGTGCGACGTCGCGACGATGGCGCGCGATGCGCGTCTCCTGGTGGATGCCGGCTACCAGATGGCCAACGTGCGCGCGTTCGATCTCTTTCCGAACACCGCGCACATCGAGACGGTCACCGTTTTCGCGCGTTAG
- a CDS encoding type III pantothenate kinase, producing MLLAIDVGNTNIVIGVFQGRELVHSWRLTTIRERTADELGILVTDLCEHHLITRQQISGIVIASVVPPLTATLQAMAVKYFERTPLLFEPAVNGGMPILYDNPAEVGADRVVNALAALDQWGVGTPIIVVDFGTATTFDAISAKGEYLGGVICPGPQISADALFQRAARLPRIEVKKPAKVIGTNTVASMQSGLFWGYVDMVEGLVRRMKAELGGHALVIATGGLAVVVAPESSLIDHVDVELTLYGLRLVWERQARHRLDTD from the coding sequence ATGCTCTTAGCAATCGACGTCGGTAACACCAATATCGTCATCGGCGTGTTCCAGGGACGCGAGTTGGTCCACAGCTGGCGGCTGACGACGATCCGCGAGCGCACGGCCGACGAGTTGGGCATTCTCGTGACCGACCTGTGCGAGCACCATCTGATCACGCGCCAGCAGATCTCCGGCATCGTGATCGCCTCGGTGGTGCCGCCGCTGACCGCCACGCTGCAGGCGATGGCCGTCAAGTACTTCGAGCGCACGCCGCTGCTGTTTGAGCCGGCGGTGAACGGCGGCATGCCGATTCTCTACGACAACCCGGCCGAGGTCGGCGCCGATCGCGTCGTCAACGCGCTCGCCGCGCTCGATCAATGGGGCGTGGGCACGCCGATCATCGTCGTGGACTTCGGCACGGCGACCACTTTCGATGCGATCTCCGCTAAGGGCGAGTACCTGGGTGGCGTGATTTGCCCGGGGCCGCAGATTTCCGCGGATGCGTTGTTCCAGCGCGCGGCACGGTTGCCTCGCATCGAGGTGAAGAAGCCGGCGAAGGTGATCGGCACCAATACCGTCGCGTCGATGCAGTCAGGCCTGTTCTGGGGCTACGTGGACATGGTCGAGGGCCTCGTGCGCCGCATGAAGGCCGAACTCGGTGGTCACGCGCTGGTGATCGCGACCGGTGGCCTCGCGGTGGTGGTGGCGCCCGAGTCGTCGCTGATCGATCACGTGGACGTCGAGTTGACCTTGTACGGCTTGCGGCTGGTCTGGGAGCGTCAAGCCCGCCACAGATTAGACACAGATTAA
- a CDS encoding tetratricopeptide repeat protein, giving the protein MRGRRWAIVVVCAVALAWPAAAAAQLPAGTPVVVLPFDNPAQEPRLTWMREGAAVLLTDLLAASGERVIDREERLRAFDRLQLPAGAGLSRASSIKVGQVVGAGVVVIGALELSGDQLVARGRVVRLDTGRLLPEVQVSGALAEVFGVFGRLAHLLRGVTGEPSPVPTDRLPPSMQVFELYIKGLVAEAPATAITFLEQALTAAPRFDPARLAIWDLHSEASAHQRALDALAGVRADSRYSRESRFRRALSLISLKRFDDALQTLRALQGEERSAAVTNAIGVAELRRTATPQPGRATYYFSQASEIDPADGDLFFNLGYAYWIDRDARAAIYWLREAVRRNPADGDAHFILGAALHQTGATAEAARERELAVRLSSKYVGWETRAAGGDPVPRGLERLAEKLTPSANRVDSILTSAGQRDNQTLAAFHLDAGRRAYQREADREAIQELRRALYLSPYLAEAHLLLGRLYLRGGRATEAVEALKIALWSDETVPAHLALAEAYLEGQDTASARAEVDRALALDPQSAEAMALKAKIGGGP; this is encoded by the coding sequence GTGCGCGGGCGCCGCTGGGCCATCGTGGTCGTGTGCGCCGTGGCACTGGCGTGGCCGGCCGCCGCGGCGGCGCAACTGCCGGCCGGCACGCCGGTGGTGGTCCTGCCTTTCGACAACCCCGCCCAGGAACCGCGGCTCACGTGGATGCGCGAAGGCGCCGCCGTGTTGCTGACCGACTTGCTGGCCGCGAGCGGGGAGCGGGTCATCGATCGCGAAGAGCGCCTGCGCGCGTTCGACCGGCTGCAACTCCCCGCCGGCGCCGGGCTGAGCCGGGCCTCGTCGATCAAGGTCGGCCAGGTGGTGGGCGCCGGCGTGGTGGTGATTGGTGCACTCGAACTGAGCGGTGATCAACTGGTGGCCCGCGGCCGGGTGGTGCGCCTCGACACCGGTCGCTTGTTACCCGAAGTCCAGGTGTCGGGCGCCCTGGCCGAGGTGTTCGGCGTTTTCGGCCGCCTCGCGCACCTGCTCCGCGGCGTCACCGGCGAGCCGTCGCCGGTCCCGACCGACCGGCTGCCGCCCTCGATGCAGGTGTTCGAGTTGTATATCAAGGGCCTGGTTGCCGAGGCGCCGGCCACCGCGATCACGTTCCTGGAGCAGGCCCTGACGGCCGCGCCCCGGTTCGATCCGGCCCGGCTCGCGATCTGGGATCTGCATTCCGAGGCCTCGGCGCATCAGCGCGCGCTCGACGCGCTGGCCGGCGTGCGTGCCGATAGCCGCTACTCGCGCGAGAGCCGATTCCGCCGGGCGTTGTCCTTGATTAGCCTGAAACGATTCGATGACGCGCTGCAGACACTCCGCGCGCTGCAAGGCGAAGAGCGGTCGGCGGCCGTCACCAACGCGATCGGCGTCGCCGAGTTGCGCCGCACCGCGACGCCGCAACCCGGCCGTGCCACTTACTACTTCAGCCAGGCCAGCGAGATCGATCCTGCCGACGGCGACCTGTTCTTCAACCTGGGCTACGCGTACTGGATCGATCGGGATGCGCGCGCGGCGATCTATTGGCTGCGCGAGGCGGTGCGGCGCAATCCCGCCGACGGCGACGCGCACTTCATTCTGGGGGCGGCCCTTCACCAGACCGGCGCGACGGCCGAGGCCGCGCGCGAGCGCGAGCTGGCGGTCCGGCTCTCGTCGAAATACGTCGGATGGGAAACGCGTGCCGCCGGCGGCGACCCCGTGCCTCGCGGCCTCGAACGGCTGGCCGAGAAGCTCACGCCGTCAGCCAACCGCGTCGACAGCATCCTGACGTCGGCCGGCCAGCGCGACAACCAGACGCTGGCCGCGTTCCACCTCGACGCCGGCCGCCGCGCTTACCAGCGTGAGGCCGACCGCGAAGCGATCCAGGAACTGCGCCGCGCGCTGTATCTCTCGCCGTACCTGGCGGAAGCGCACTTGCTGCTCGGCCGCCTCTACCTGCGCGGTGGCCGCGCCACCGAGGCCGTGGAGGCGCTGAAGATTGCGCTATGGAGCGACGAGACCGTGCCCGCCCACCTGGCGCTGGCCGAGGCCTACCTCGAGGGGCAAGACACCGCCTCGGCGCGGGCTGAAGTCGACCGGGCGCTGGCCTTGGACCCCCAATCGGCCGAGGCCATGGCTTTGAAGGCCAAGATCGGCGGGGGGCCGTGA
- a CDS encoding SPOR domain-containing protein has translation MATTQDDAFREIQLNGKQLVFMAMAFVVIAVGIFLMGVQVGRGVRGERGLPEGVEMAAATAAESEPPLPAASVGQGSSETPVTAGEKLSYAERLTGNEGAADSLRKTAEPAPPAEPPAPKPEPVGAAPASPAATAPATAASTEPAGTGYAIQVAALRERSEADTIVKRLAGKGYPAYVLAPVQGAPSVYRVRVGKFKDRREADTVAARLQKEEQFKPWVVR, from the coding sequence ATGGCCACAACCCAGGACGACGCGTTTCGCGAAATTCAGCTGAACGGCAAGCAATTGGTCTTCATGGCCATGGCCTTTGTCGTGATCGCCGTCGGGATCTTCCTGATGGGGGTCCAGGTCGGTCGCGGCGTCCGCGGCGAGCGCGGGTTGCCAGAGGGCGTCGAGATGGCTGCCGCGACGGCGGCCGAGTCGGAACCGCCGCTGCCGGCTGCGTCGGTTGGCCAGGGGTCGAGCGAGACCCCGGTCACCGCGGGTGAGAAGTTGAGCTACGCCGAGCGCCTCACCGGGAACGAGGGCGCCGCCGATTCGCTCAGGAAGACCGCTGAGCCCGCGCCTCCAGCCGAGCCGCCGGCGCCGAAGCCTGAGCCCGTGGGCGCCGCGCCGGCATCGCCGGCCGCCACCGCGCCGGCGACAGCGGCATCGACCGAACCAGCCGGTACCGGCTATGCCATCCAGGTGGCGGCCCTGCGTGAACGCAGCGAGGCCGACACCATCGTCAAGCGCCTGGCCGGCAAGGGATACCCCGCCTACGTGCTGGCGCCGGTTCAGGGGGCGCCGTCGGTGTATCGCGTGCGGGTCGGCAAGTTCAAGGACCGGCGCGAGGCCGACACGGTGGCCGCCCGCCTGCAGAAGGAAGAACAGTTCAAGCCCTGGGTCGTCCGCTAG
- the argS gene encoding arginine--tRNA ligase, producing MILPLHEQLKARVRAVLAERYEIIDPGLNIPIETPPNRTMGDLGTPVAFDLARRLRQAPRVIAQEIADALGPVAGVTRVEAAPNGYLNVFLDRPAFLLARLGLAGTLPAPPQRADKTIVEHTAINPNKAAHIGHLRNSALGDTLVRALRFRGTPVEVQNYIDDTGVQVADVVVGFREFEKIDLAGAHQLAATTRFDYYCWDLYARVTEWYDGDKERLKIRAATLHDIEHGVEPTAGLAAFIADTVVRAHLETMARLNIDYQLLTWEGDILRLKFWARAFEAMKATGAVYLQNEGKHAGCWVMKIDTSTPLRAGDPDTPPNPEDDDPESREKVIVRSNGTAVYVAKDMAYQFWKSGLLGHDFSYRPFATRMNGETLWATTSDPSLAVPDHPPFGAAAATYNVIDVRQAYLQKLLKQALTAIGHPAEADRLTHFSYEMVALSHATAKELGFAPPPDSEDAKRPFVEVSGRKGLGVKADDLIDRVIDKAMTEVDRRQPELPEGERRRIAETIGIAAVRYFLIKYSRTKVIAFDIDEALSFEGESGPYLQYAVVRANNIFQKLHDRLGLDEAAMLGPLPAAPPDFINGSDGDHELWALVLEASRLDEVVEQVVRTLEFAVLAKYGFGLAQMFNAFYHRAQILNEERDDVRRWRAAAVAYFRLQLTRMLGLMGVAVPPRM from the coding sequence ATGATTCTTCCCCTTCACGAACAGCTCAAGGCGCGTGTGCGCGCCGTGCTCGCCGAACGCTACGAGATCATCGATCCCGGCCTGAACATCCCCATCGAGACGCCACCCAACCGGACCATGGGCGACCTCGGCACTCCGGTCGCGTTCGATCTGGCGCGCCGGCTGCGCCAGGCGCCACGCGTGATCGCGCAGGAGATCGCCGACGCGCTCGGCCCGGTCGCGGGCGTCACCAGGGTCGAGGCGGCTCCGAACGGCTACCTCAACGTGTTCCTGGATCGGCCCGCGTTCCTGCTGGCGCGCCTCGGCCTCGCCGGCACGCTGCCCGCGCCGCCGCAGCGCGCCGACAAGACCATCGTCGAACACACCGCGATCAACCCGAACAAGGCCGCGCACATCGGCCACCTGCGCAATTCCGCCCTGGGCGACACGCTGGTTCGCGCCTTGCGCTTCCGCGGCACGCCCGTCGAGGTGCAGAACTATATCGACGACACCGGCGTGCAAGTGGCCGACGTCGTGGTCGGTTTCCGCGAGTTCGAGAAGATCGACCTGGCCGGCGCGCACCAACTGGCCGCGACCACGCGCTTTGACTACTACTGCTGGGATCTCTACGCCCGCGTGACCGAGTGGTACGACGGCGACAAGGAACGGCTGAAGATTCGCGCCGCGACGCTGCACGACATCGAGCACGGCGTCGAGCCGACGGCCGGCCTGGCCGCGTTCATTGCCGACACGGTGGTGCGCGCGCACCTCGAGACCATGGCGCGGCTGAACATCGACTACCAGCTGCTCACCTGGGAAGGCGACATCCTGCGCCTGAAGTTCTGGGCCCGCGCTTTTGAGGCGATGAAAGCCACCGGCGCGGTCTACCTCCAGAACGAAGGCAAGCATGCCGGCTGCTGGGTGATGAAGATCGACACGTCGACGCCGCTCAGGGCAGGCGATCCTGACACCCCGCCGAATCCGGAAGACGACGACCCCGAGTCACGCGAGAAGGTGATCGTGCGCTCGAACGGCACCGCCGTCTACGTGGCGAAGGACATGGCCTACCAGTTCTGGAAGTCAGGACTGCTCGGTCACGACTTCTCCTATCGGCCGTTCGCGACCCGCATGAACGGCGAAACGCTCTGGGCGACGACCAGCGATCCGTCGCTGGCGGTGCCGGACCATCCACCGTTCGGCGCCGCCGCCGCCACCTACAACGTGATCGACGTGCGCCAGGCGTACCTGCAGAAGCTGCTGAAGCAGGCGCTGACGGCGATTGGGCACCCGGCCGAAGCCGACCGCCTCACCCACTTTTCGTACGAGATGGTTGCGCTCTCGCACGCCACCGCCAAAGAGCTCGGGTTTGCGCCGCCGCCCGACTCCGAGGACGCCAAGCGGCCGTTCGTCGAAGTGTCCGGCCGCAAGGGCCTGGGCGTCAAGGCCGACGACCTGATCGATCGCGTGATCGACAAGGCCATGACCGAGGTTGACCGCCGCCAGCCCGAACTGCCGGAGGGCGAGCGCCGCCGCATTGCCGAAACGATCGGCATCGCCGCGGTCCGCTACTTCCTGATCAAGTACTCGCGCACCAAGGTGATCGCGTTCGACATCGACGAAGCGCTCAGCTTCGAGGGCGAAAGCGGGCCGTACCTGCAGTACGCCGTGGTGCGGGCCAACAACATCTTCCAGAAGCTCCACGACCGCCTCGGGCTTGACGAGGCCGCGATGCTCGGGCCGCTGCCGGCCGCCCCGCCCGACTTCATCAACGGCAGCGACGGCGACCACGAGCTGTGGGCCCTGGTCCTCGAAGCCTCGCGCCTGGACGAGGTCGTCGAGCAGGTGGTCCGGACGCTGGAGTTCGCGGTCCTGGCGAAATACGGCTTCGGCCTGGCCCAGATGTTCAACGCCTTCTACCACCGCGCCCAGATTCTCAACGAGGAGCGCGACGACGTCCGCCGCTGGCGGGCGGCGGCAGTGGCTTATTTCCGTCTCCAGCTGACGCGCATGCTCGGCTTGATGGGCGTTGCTGTTCCACCCCGAATGTAG
- a CDS encoding biotin--[acetyl-CoA-carboxylase] ligase, giving the protein MLPDDLVAALGALRDRRAGLPLDVRWHAEVPSTMDVAAELVAAGAAHGVVVGAEVQTAGRGRRGRVWESPPAAGLYFSFIARPPLQANATLPLVTLAAGVAVRDGIHAALGWAPALKWPNDVMVGRRKLAGILAEGLAVGTPAQAVVIGVGLNLLPSAYAAEVAARATSLEAELGRAVDRGQVLAEILGALSDRLAMLARSPGDILQAWRAASPSATGTRVEWDGRTGTTAGVDDSGALLIRTSSSIERVIAGELHWHLGTST; this is encoded by the coding sequence ATGCTGCCCGACGACTTGGTGGCGGCGCTTGGCGCGCTGCGGGACCGGCGTGCCGGCCTGCCTCTCGACGTGCGCTGGCACGCGGAGGTGCCGTCGACCATGGATGTGGCGGCGGAGCTGGTGGCCGCAGGGGCGGCGCACGGCGTCGTGGTGGGGGCCGAGGTGCAGACCGCGGGACGCGGCCGCCGCGGCCGCGTGTGGGAATCGCCGCCGGCTGCGGGGCTGTACTTCTCGTTCATTGCCCGCCCGCCGCTCCAGGCGAACGCGACGCTCCCGCTGGTGACGCTGGCAGCCGGGGTCGCGGTGCGCGACGGCATTCACGCGGCCCTTGGATGGGCCCCGGCGCTCAAGTGGCCGAACGACGTGATGGTGGGCCGTCGCAAGCTGGCCGGCATCCTGGCCGAAGGCCTGGCGGTGGGGACGCCCGCGCAGGCGGTGGTGATCGGCGTGGGCCTGAACCTGCTGCCGTCAGCCTATGCGGCAGAGGTCGCCGCGCGGGCGACGTCGCTCGAAGCGGAACTGGGCCGTGCGGTCGACCGCGGGCAGGTGCTAGCCGAGATCCTGGGCGCATTGTCGGACCGCCTGGCCATGCTGGCCAGAAGTCCCGGTGATATTCTGCAGGCGTGGCGCGCGGCGTCACCAAGTGCGACCGGGACGCGCGTCGAGTGGGATGGCCGCACCGGAACGACGGCCGGCGTCGACGATTCGGGCGCCTTGTTGATTCGCACGTCGTCCAGCATCGAGCGCGTCATCGCGGGGGAACTGCATTGGCACCTGGGCACCAGCACCTAG
- the nadC gene encoding carboxylating nicotinate-nucleotide diphosphorylase, producing MVPPLKPEAYRGLVRDALAEDRGQGDATSTATIAVGQRARGVIVAKVPMVIAGLAVAAETFAQADPAAVFEVRWSDGAHVEAGEVVATVTGDARALLEAERTALNFLQRLCGIATLTARFVEAAAGGITILDTRKTTPGWRALEKYAVRCGGGRNHRQRLDDGILIKDNHKRLAGGVRAAAERALGGAHGLPVEVEVETLEELDEVLQTGVPRILLDNFTTYDIREAVERIAGRAEIEISGGVTLARIPELATTGAQYVSVGALTHSAPSADLSFELEPA from the coding sequence ATGGTTCCGCCGCTGAAGCCGGAGGCGTATCGCGGCCTGGTTCGCGATGCGCTCGCCGAGGATCGCGGACAGGGCGATGCCACCAGCACCGCCACCATCGCCGTGGGCCAGCGCGCCCGCGGCGTGATCGTCGCCAAGGTGCCGATGGTGATCGCCGGGCTCGCCGTGGCGGCCGAAACGTTCGCGCAGGCCGACCCCGCTGCGGTGTTCGAGGTGCGGTGGTCCGACGGCGCCCACGTCGAAGCCGGGGAGGTCGTCGCCACGGTGACCGGCGATGCGCGCGCCCTGCTCGAAGCCGAACGCACCGCCTTGAATTTCCTGCAGCGCCTGTGTGGCATCGCCACCCTGACCGCCCGCTTCGTCGAGGCGGCGGCCGGCGGCATCACGATTCTCGACACCCGGAAGACCACCCCCGGCTGGCGCGCCCTCGAGAAGTACGCCGTCCGCTGCGGCGGCGGCCGCAATCACCGGCAGCGTTTGGACGATGGGATCCTGATCAAGGACAACCATAAGCGGCTGGCTGGTGGGGTGCGCGCCGCGGCCGAGCGGGCTCTTGGCGGCGCACACGGACTGCCGGTCGAAGTGGAAGTGGAGACACTCGAAGAACTGGACGAGGTGCTGCAGACCGGCGTCCCGCGCATCCTGCTCGATAACTTCACCACCTACGACATTCGGGAAGCAGTCGAGCGCATTGCCGGTCGCGCCGAGATCGAGATTTCGGGGGGCGTGACCCTGGCCCGCATTCCCGAACTGGCCACCACGGGGGCGCAGTACGTCTCGGTAGGCGCCCTCACGCATTCGGCGCCGAGCGCGGACCTCAGCTTCGAACTCGAGCCAGCCTGA
- a CDS encoding inorganic pyrophosphatase encodes MVTTPKSRQPIWQLMGRLFRAHPWHGVRLGDKGSDVVTCYIEITPSDTVKYELDKATGLLKLDRPQRFSNFCPALYGLLPQTFCGVRVAALSAEKTGRTGIRGDQDPLDVCVLSERPVSHGDILLQAIPIGGLRMIDGSEADDKIVAVLVGDTAYGGFRDISDCPEALVSRLIHYFETYKLAPGTVANPCEITHVYGHEEAFEVIRRAQADYHEKFGSLEALLDAAMKA; translated from the coding sequence ATGGTCACCACTCCGAAATCCCGGCAGCCAATCTGGCAGTTGATGGGCCGGTTGTTCAGGGCCCATCCGTGGCACGGCGTGCGCCTGGGCGACAAAGGCTCTGACGTCGTCACGTGTTACATCGAGATTACGCCGTCCGATACCGTCAAATACGAGCTCGATAAGGCGACCGGGCTCCTCAAGCTCGATCGCCCGCAGCGGTTCTCGAACTTCTGCCCGGCGCTCTACGGGCTGTTGCCGCAAACCTTTTGCGGCGTGCGGGTCGCCGCGTTGAGCGCTGAGAAGACCGGGAGAACGGGGATTCGCGGCGATCAGGATCCACTGGACGTGTGCGTCCTGTCGGAACGGCCGGTCTCGCACGGCGACATCCTGCTGCAGGCCATCCCCATCGGCGGCCTGCGCATGATCGACGGCAGCGAAGCTGACGACAAGATCGTTGCGGTCCTGGTCGGCGACACCGCGTATGGGGGCTTCCGCGACATCTCGGATTGCCCCGAGGCATTGGTATCGCGGCTCATTCACTATTTCGAGACGTACAAGCTCGCGCCCGGGACGGTCGCTAACCCGTGTGAGATCACCCATGTGTACGGGCACGAAGAGGCCTTCGAAGTGATTCGCCGCGCGCAGGCGGATTACCACGAGAAGTTCGGTTCACTCGAAGCGCTGCTTGACGCGGCCATGAAGGCCTAG